The following coding sequences are from one Syngnathus acus chromosome 14, fSynAcu1.2, whole genome shotgun sequence window:
- the LOC119133283 gene encoding LOW QUALITY PROTEIN: pecanex-like protein 3 (The sequence of the model RefSeq protein was modified relative to this genomic sequence to represent the inferred CDS: inserted 1 base in 1 codon): MGSQALQILRQGVWASLTGGWYVDPHQSTFSNCVHLYLWIFLLAFPFLLYMAFPASLVIAGLYSAAVAIFFTTIKVVNYRLHAMFDLGEIIEKKQASLTPDVPRTEDGDEGSGGHDGSQPRDAGVEMTVFRKVNSTPPVRCSSQHSLFGLNQVSEFLPQLEDSGGTKDIKELMREQGSNNVIVTSAHREMLRQGSQDTIRGPSMVQSCIAAALGGNFPGLIGLSGVASGFGEPGEYLSVPPSPSSQEDGGEKEPLQQVEVAQKIPEDNGLAYSPLGPSAESGSLGETPLSPLIKSSLSEELSENLLGLGLDPVVFVPGTEYPGCRSGVALAAGSTDSCFSGGGGATDRETLSTVSSYRSEKTDSTQLESPSFSQPKLADGPASTTMPTTGAKVTATAGVPAGQDGSDTDNLSDSVLLRSPCKDISPSQALDRTLVEGDDLPSDMIAQAPAFHNSSPSSSGHSDICDLDRAAPVPPLPPPRQATSVPSGLALGSVCSEPSLPISSTPFLLSDQAAQQVVRPKDLKLLRASGSSVGHKPGRRKAPRRRAGAGSNSFDCGSYRRHHNHRQHRDYIPVRNKLGAKAYSESLFEDSSDEDDGSDMSAASSLGSQRRYSSDEDSSSSTSCYSPELTGAALQLPPAAQPPTPREGDLAEPAGPSHSRAAQRSSSTASAKTHARVLSMDGAGSSQNSTAAPPAALQTMPSTSTPAPRTLTVSKSDLEARTIHIDCFPVSHPHRLDSLGGSWTGNQMGWRAGELTEEGAVGGALSPDNGKNDSVSSVKRTQAIRRRHNAGTNPTPPPSTMGSPPSLQDLQRARTSSHSRTRTLPSALQFASSFLHSRSGIHEASTFDDTSEGAVHYFFDESGVKRSYTFGPAGGGYEDPVQERERQSQSSSFTSTEVQEGAPVLSMLQPRPVVLQGMQVRRVPLEMPEFDLDHESLQESQENTLMIEEKAKPKQYYRFWVLPGKWLRVRYDRLALLALLDRNRRVGENVFAVVLASLVAFLGFQLLLQGFFRDIWVFQFCLVIASCQYSLLKSVQPDAASPMHGHNWIIVYSRPVYFCLCCVMIWIFDLSGRSGSLQPFSLYGVTFFSAHFLLCVRDMLLVLALCFPVIFLFGLLPQVNTFIMCLLEQIDMHIFGGTATTSPLSSLFSLIRSVLVAALLYGFCLGAINAPWGDAHVPVLFSVFCGLLLALSYHLSRQSSDPTILWSLVRSKLLPELENRTPEDPLVEIKDPLPEKLRNSVKEILHSDLVMCPLMAVITFAISASTVFIALQPALSFVLYILAGVVGFITHYLLPQLRKQLPWFCLAHPVLRSKEYSQFEVRDAAQLMWFEKLYAWLQCVEKYFIYPAVVLNSLTTEARAVGQNHKELDIYSRALFISVAGMKLLRSSFCAPSQQYVTLCFTTLFFHFDYPHFSETFLIDYYFMSILFSKMWDLLYKLRFVLTYIAPWQITWGSAFHAFAQPFAVPHSAVLFVQAIFSAIFSTPLNPVLGSAVFVTSYTRPVKFWERDYNTKRVDHSNTRLATQLDRNPGADDNNLNSIFYEHLTRSLQHSLCGDLLLGRWGNYNTGDCFILASDYLNALVHIIEIGNGLVTFQLRGLEFRGTYCQQREVEAITEGVEEDEGCCCCEPGHLPHMLSFNAAFGQRWLAWEVAATKYVLEGYSISDNXAASMLQVFDLRKILITYYVKSIIYYVSRSPKLEEWLANEAIQEALRPCLGPNYVDSDPTFNLNIDEDYDHRASGITPSSFCMIYVDWIQYCNSRRQTPVTSDRDSPLVSLCFGLCILGRRALGTASHSMSASLEPFLYGLHALFKGDFRITSPRDEWVFADMDLLNRVVAPGVRMSLKLHQDHFTSPDEYEDPTVLYDAITTNEEKMLISHEGDPVWRSAILANMPSLLALRHIMDDGSDEYKIIMLNKRFLSFRVIKVNRECVRGLWAGQQQELVFLRNRNPERGSIQNAKQALRNMINSSCDQPIGYPIYVSPLTTSYAGGHGQLRSVWGGPVSPHNIYNWLINSWDRMQKGCGAGCNSGGNIEDSDCGGGSTSITTNVAIHTTQSTPASGLPQPHITTMQPSLGTDNPVGPTQNWPHHPQPLPLALLSQSEGRIEAGLLSSLQRTSSIQGLLGQQLSNSQLSFSGSVAPPSLPMPECICPASFLDNSSHRTGQRAGLAQGNMLHFESHFGKWSFSSRKGFNGPAAAEGDGASIHTIRTQPLPPGPPQEASPTQDPLGATRAVESCLLPAGDTTTPPDQSTELPLLEHLR; encoded by the exons ATGGGCTCGCAAGCGCTTCAGATATTACGACAAGGCGTGTGGGCCTCGCTCACCGGAGGGTGGTATGTGGACCCCCATCAGAGCACCTTCTCCAACTGCGTCCATCTCTACTTGTGGATATTTCTGCTCGCATTCCCCTTTCTGCTGTACATG GCTTTCCCCGCCAGCTTGGTGATTGCAGGCTTGTACTCCGCTGCGGTGGCCATCTTTTTCACCACCATCAAAGTGGTTAACTACCGGCTGCACGCCATGTTTGACCTCGGGGAGATTATCGAGAAGAAACAGGCCTCGCTCACGCCTGACGTTCCAAGGACAGAAGATGGGGACGAAGGTTCAGGGGgccatgatgggagtcagcccag GGATGCTGGTGTGGAGATGACTGTGTTTCGGAAGGTCAACTCGACGCCTCCGGTGCGATGCAGCTCCCAGCACTCGCTGTTTGGACTCAACCAAGTGTCG GAGTTCTTGCCCCAACTTGAGGATTCAGGGGGAACAAAAG ATATCAAGGAGTTAATGCGAGAACAGGGAAGCAATAATGTGATTGTGACTTCTGCTCATCGTGAAATGCTGCGTCAAGGCTCTCAGGACACCATCA GGGGTCCGAGCATGGTCCAGTCCTGCATTGCTGCTGCTCTGGGAGGTAATTTCCCAGGTCTCATTGGACTCTCCGGGGTGGCGTCTGGATTTGGAGAACCGGGAGAATATCTGTCCGTACCCCCTTCACCTTCCAGTCAAGAAGATGGAGGAGAGAAAGAGCCATTGCAGCAAGTAGAGGTGGCTCAAAAGATCCCGGAGGACAATGGGTTAGCTTATTCTCCGCTCGGGCCGTCTGCTGAGTCTGGGAGTCTTGGAGAGACCCCGCTGAGTCCCCTTATAAAGAGTAGCTTGAGTGAAGAGCTGAGCGAAAATCTCTTAGGGTTGGGCCTGGACCCGGTGGTGTTTGTACCTGGGACCGAGTACCCCGGTTGTCGTAGCGGGGTGGCATTAGCTGCCGGATCTACGGACAGCTGTTtcagcggcggcggtggcgccACCGATCGCGAGACGCTGAGCACCGTTAGCAGCTACCGCAGCGAAAAGACGGACTCCACTCAGCTTGAAAGTCCATCTTTCAGCCAACCCAAGCTCGCAGATGGACCGGCGTCTACTACGATGCCAACGACGGGCGCCAAGGTCACCGCAACCGCAGGCGTCCCAGCAGGACAGGATGGCAGCGATACGGATAACCTGTCGGACAGCGTGTTATTGCGTTCCCCCTGCAAAGATATCTCCCCCAGTCAGGCGCTGGACCGGACACTCGTCGAAGGAGACGATTTACCGTCTGATATGATCGCACAAGCCCCCGCGTTCCACAACTCTTCCCCCTCAAGTAGCGGCCACTCTGACATTTGCGATTTGGACAGAGCCGCCCcagtcccccccctccctccgcctCGGCAGGCCACTTCAGTGCCCTCAGGGCTGGCCCTGGGTTCAGTGTGCTCCGAGCCCTCTCTGCCCATATCGTCAACCCCGTTCCTGCTGTCCGATCAAGCCGCCCAGCAGGTCGTGCGACCCAAAGACTTGAAGCTGCTGCGGGCCAGCGGCAGTAGTGTGGGCCACAAGCCGGGCCGGCGGAAAGCTCCGCGaaggcgagccggggcgggaAGTAACAGTTTTGACTGCGGCTCGTACAGGCGTCATCACAATCATAGGCAACACAGAGATTACATCCCGGTGCGCAACAAGCTCGGTGCCAAGGCCTACAGCGAAAGTCTCTTTGAGGATTCCAGCGATGAGGACGACGGCAGCGACATGAGCGCGGCATCCAGTCTGGGTTCTCAGCGGCGCTACAGCTCAGATGAAGACTCCAGTTCCTCTACCTCCTGCTACTCCCCAGAACTCACTGGCGCCGCGTTACAGCTCCCCCCGGCTGCTCAGCCTCCTACTCCGCGGGAAGGGGATTTGGCCGAACCGGCCGGCCCCTCGCATTCACGTGCCGCTCAGCGCTCTTCGAGCACAGCCAGCGCTAAGACGCACGCCAGGGTTCTGAGTATGGATGGGGCGGGTTCAAGTCAGAACAGCACAGCGGCTCCGCCTGCTGCTCTGCAGACCATGCCCTCAACTTCCACCCCTGCACCTCGCACCCTCACCGTCTCCAAGTCGGACTTGGAAGCTCGAACCATCCACATCGATTGCTTTCCGGTGTCTCATCCTCATCGGCTGGATTCTCTCGGAGGATCTTGGACCGGCAACCAGATGGGCTGGCGAGCAGGAGAGTTGACCGAAgagggggcggtagggggag CTCTGTCTCCAGATAATGGCAAGAACGACTCAGTGAGCAGTGTGAAGAGGACCCAAGCCATCCGCAGGAGACACAATGCAGGAACCAACCCGACACCTCCACCCTCCACCATGGGATCACCTCCTAG TCTCCAGGACCTCCAAAGGGCTCGGACCTCCTCCCACTCGCGGACCCGCACCCTCCCGTCCGCCTTACAGTTTGCTTCGTCATTTCTGCACTCTCGCAGCGGCATCCACGAGGCCTCCACCTTCGACGACACATCAGAGGGAGCCGTGCACTACTTTTTTGACGAGAGCG GAGTGAAAAGGTCCTACACATTTGGACCTGCTGGAGGAGGTTATGAAGATCCAGTTCA AGAAAGGGAGAGGCAGTCCCAGTCCTCAAGCTTCACCTCCACTGAGGTCCAAGAAGGAGCACCAGTCCTTTCCATGCTGCAGCCCAGACCAGTGGTCCTACAGGGCATGCAGGTGCGCAGGGTTCCATTGGAAATGCCTGag TTCGACCTGGATCACGAGTCTCTGCAGGAGTCCCAAGAGAACACGCTGATGATCGAGGAGAAGGCTAAACCCAAACAGTATTATCGCTTTTGGGTTCTGCCTGGGAAGTGGCTCAGGGTCCGTTATGATCGCTTAGCGCTTCTGGCCTTGTTGGACAG GAACCGCCGTGTGGGAGAAAACGTGTTTGCTGTGGTGCTGGCCAGTCTGGTGGCCTTCCTGGGCTTCCAACTGTTGCTCCAGGGCTTTTTCAGGGACATCTGGGTCTTCCAGTTCTGCCTGGTCATTGCAAGTTGCCAATACTCCTTATTGAAG AGTGTGCAACCAGACGCAGCCTCTCCCATGCAT GGTCATAACTGGATCATCGTGTACAGTCGGCCTGTTTACTTCTGCTTGTGCTGCGTGATGATCTGGATCTTTGATTTATCCGGCCGTTCTGGCAGCCTGCAACCATTCTCCCTCTATGGCGTCACGTTCTTTTCCGCACATTTCCTGCTTTGTGTCCGAGATATGCTCCTGG TCTTGGCCCTGTGTTTTCCGGTCATCTTCCTGTTTGGCTTGCTACCTCAGGTCAATACTTTTATCATGTGTCTGTTGGAGCAGATCGACATGCACATTTTTGGTGGAACAG CCACCACCAGCCCACTCTCGTCTCTGTTCAGCCTCATACGCAGCGTGCTGGTGGCCGCTCTGCTGTATGGATTTTGTCTGGGTGCCATAAAT GCACCGTGGGGGGACGCCCATGTGCCAGTACTCTTCTCTGTATTTTGCGGCCTGCTGCTCGCCTTGTCCTACCACCTGAGTCGCCAAAGTAGCGATCCCACCATCCTCTG GTCATTGGTCCGATCCAAATTACTCCCCGAGCTGGAGAATCGCACACCAGAAGATCCCCTTGTGGAGATCAAGGATCCTCTTCCAGAGAAGCTCCGCAACTCTGTG AAAGAAATTCTCCATTCAGACCTTGTCATGTGTCCCCTCATGGCTGTGATCACTTTTGCCATCAGTGCCAGCACGGTTTTCATTGCACTACAG CCTGCGCTCAGCTTTGTCTTATATATCCTGGCGGGAGTTGTCGGCTTTATTACTCACTATCTCTTGCCTCAGCTGCGCAAACAGCTTCCATGGTTCTGCCTGGCTCACCCTGTGCTCCGATCCAAAGAGTACAGTCAGTTCGAAGTCCGAG ATGCTGCACAGCTCATGTGGTTCGAGAAGCTTTATGCGTGGCTTCAGTGTGTGGAGAAGTACTTCATCTACCCAGCGGTGGTGCTCAATTCCCTCACGACAGAAGCTCGTGCTGTTGGCCAGAACCATAAAGAGCTGGACATCTA TAGCCGAGCGCTCTTCATCTCAGTGGCCGGCATGAAGCTGCTGCGTTCATCCTTCTGCGCCCCGTCGCAGCAGTACGTCACGCTGTGCTTCACCACGCTCTTCTTCCACTTTGACTACCCGCACTTCTCGGAGACCTTCTTGATTGACTACTATTTCATGTCCATTCTTTTCAGCAAG ATGTGGGACCTGTTATATAAGTTACGCTTCGTGTTGACTTACATCGCGCCCTGGCAGATCACGTGGGGCTCGGCTTTCCACGCCTTTGCCCAGCCCTTCGCGGTACCAC ACTCTGCTGTGCTCTTTGTGCAAGCCATCTTTTCAGCCATCTTTTCAACCCCTCTCAATCCAGTCCTGGGCAGCGCTGTGTTTGTCACCTCATACACCAGGCCTGTTAAATTCTGGGAGCGGGATTACAA CACCAAGCGAGTTGACCACTCCAACACCAGACTTGCCACTCAGCTGGACCGTAATCCAG GTGCCGACGACAACAACCTGAACTCCATTTTCTACGAGCACCTAACACGTTCGCTGCAGCACAGCCTGTGTGGAGATCTGCTGCTCGGACGCTGGGGCAACTACAACACGGGCGACTGCTTCATTCTCGCCTCAGACTACCTCAACGCATTGGTGCATATTATCGAGATCGGCAATGGCCTGGTCACCTTCCAGCTGAGGGGTCTCGAGTTTAGAG GCACCTACTGTCAGCAGAGAGAAGTCGAAGCCATCACAGAAGGcgtggaggaggacgagggctgctgctgctgcgagCCGGGTCACCTGCCTCACATGCTGTCGTTCAACGCCGCCTTCGGACAGCGCTGGCTCGCCTGGGAAGTGGCGGCCACCAAGTACGTGCTGGAGGGTTACAGCATCAGTGACA AAGCCGCCTCCATGCTGCAAGTGTTTGACCTTCGCAAGATTCTCATCACGTACTATGTCAAG AGCATCATTTACTACGTGAGCCGATCGCCTAAATTGGAGGAGTGGTTGGCTAACGAGGCGATTCAGGAGGCACTGCGGCCGTGTCTCGGACCCAACTACGTCGACAGCGACCCCACCTTCAACCTGAACATCGACGAGGACTATGACCACAGGGCCTCCGGGATCACACCCTCCTCCTTCTGCATGATTTATGTGGACTGGATTCAATATTGCAACAGCAGGCGGCAAACG CCTGTGACTAGTGATAGAGATTCTCCTCTGGTCAGTCTATGCTTTGGATTGTGTATCCTTGGAAGAAGAGCCTTGGGCACTGCCTCCCACAGCATGTCTGCAAG CTTGGAACCATTCCTCTACGGCCTCCACGCGCTCTTCAAGGGAGACTTTCGCATCACGTCTCCGCGGGACGAGTGGGTCTTTGCAGATATGGACCTGTTGAATCGAGTTGTGGCGCCCGGAGTGCGGATGTCCCTCAAGTTGCATCAG GACCACTTCACATCCCCGGATGAGTATGAAGACCCCACGGTGCTATATGACGCCATCACCACCAACGAGGAGAAAATGTTGATATCACACGAGGGCGACCCCGTTTGGCGCAGCGCCATCCTCGCCAACATGCCATCACTTTTGGCGCTGCGTCATATCATGGACGACGGCAGCGATGAGTACAAAATCATCATGTTGAACAAGAGGTTCCTCAGCTTCCGGGTCATCAAG GTAAACAgagagtgtgtgcgtgggcTGTGGGCGGGGCAACAGCAGGAGCTGGTCTTCCTGCGCAACCGCAACCCAGAGCGCGGCAGCATTCAGAACGCCAAACAGGCCCTGAGGAATATGATCAACTCGTCGTGCGACCAACCCATCGGCTACCCCATCTACGTGTCCCCCCTCACCACGTCGTACGCCGGTGGACATGGTCAGCTGCGCTCCGTGTGGGGGGGGCCTGTCAGCCCCCACAACATCTACAACTGGCTCATCAATAGCTGGGACAG GATGCAGAAAGGATGCGGCGCCGGTTGCAACAGCGGCGGAAACATCGAGGACTCGGACTGCGGCGGCGGTTCCACCTCCATCACGACCAACGTCGCCATCCACACCACGCAGAGCACACCAGCCTCTGGCCTTCCCCAGCCTCACATCACCACCATGCAGCCCTCATTGG GTACGGACAATCCTGTCGGCCCAACACAAAACTGGCCTCACCACCCCCAACCACTCCCACTGGCTCtactcagccaatcagagggcAGGATAGAAGCAGGCCTGCTCTCATCCCTCCAACGCACATCCTCCATCCAGGGCCTGCTGGGTCAGCAACTGTCCAACTCGCAACTCTCCTTCAGCGGCTCCGTGGCGCCGCCGTCTCTGCCGATGCCCGAGTGCATCTGCCCTGCCAGCTTCCTGGACAACTCAAGCCACAGGACGGGCCAGCGGGCTGGCCTCGCCCAGGGCAACATGCTCCACTTTGAGAGCCATTTTGGGAAGTGGAGTTTTTCCAGCAGAAAGGGCTTTAACGGTCCGGCGGCAGCGGAGGGTGATGGAGCAAGCATCCACACCATACGCACGCAG CCGCTGCCCCCGGGCCCCCCACAGGAGGCCAGTCCCACACAAGATCCGCTGGGAGCGACGCGGGCGGTGGAATCCTGCCTGCTGCCAGCAGGAGACACCACCACGCCGCCTGACCAATCCACAGAGTTGCCTTTACTTGAGCACCTGCGCTGA